aaattctctaatagtgaaaaaacatatatataattatggaATTATTGTTTTCAACATTTATCCCTAAAAGTAACATTGAAACAATCTGGTGCAACATTTGAAATCAGTAATTCAACTCGCCAGAACTGGTTTTAAGGCTGGGAAGCCCTAAATTCTTTTACTATACTTCTGGCAATGTGATTTCAAGGCCCTTTATGTCCCAGCCACCTTTTTAATACACTTTATAAGATGTCAATGTGTATTTTGAAATGTGATTCTCAGAAATGAAATATCAAACACAGGCATTATCTGTCTATGCAGGGTAGAGTGGGATATGTTGTTTCTTGATGTAAATGCTAAAGTTCTCTAGTGCATAGCTAAGTTCGACTGCTCTGCAGCCAAAGAGCCCCATTGTGTGGCTGGCTGTTCATTAAGATTGCAGGAAGCTAAAACATCAGGTGTTTTCTCACAAGAACTCTCCCTTTTCAATCTATCCATTACCTTACTACCCAAGTTATACTCCTCAAATATAGACCTTAGCAACCTTCAGTTGTCTACTGAATAAAATGCCTCCACTTTAACACAGCATACAAGCCCATTATGATGCACTTGATTAGTTTAGTGAATTTCCCCAAATTTGAGCATCTTGATGTCTAATCTAAACCTGTAGTAAAGGAGAGTCTTGGGGACAGGTGGAACCCAAGGTAGCTTGAGGTGGGTGGGCCCATTGTTCAACGCTCTGGAGAAGCCAGTGCACAGGTGCCAGGAGCTCTGTCCCAGGAGGCTGCTGACCTCAAAACAAGCAAAGTGAGTCCTGAAATTGGTCAGGGCTGGGTAGGTGGGCTGGGCAGAGAGGAGAAGCTGATATGCTTCCAATTAAGGAGGTTTTAAGAAACCAGGGATAAATAGGGCAAAGAGTATATCTATCAAGGCAGGTGAAGGATTCTGGACAAATTCTGGAGGTGGCATTTAGCTACTACAGTGGTCCCTCCTCCCTCTCAGGAAGAGCAAGTCAATTTTATCTTATGTGTCAAATCTGATGGATCAGTGGCTGCTGGATGCGCTgagttgagaaggattctgaggctaTATTTAAACTCAACAGGAAAAGTAAGACTAGGTGGGTCAGTGACACCTGCCAGTATTGTGGAGCAGAAGTGAGGACGGCCTGAGTGCCATATATGGCTAACTCCATCATGATCCTGCCACAGAGTGGTGCCACCTCAACATTAGCTGGCATTTCTTTACCCTACGACCCTATACCCCTTGATTTCTAATACCTTGCATACTCATCTTTGATATAGGCTTTATTCCATATACTTCAAATTTTCTCATgcttttatacatatttatttatcagattaCTTGGTACACATGTTCTCAAACTTTCTCCATTTATTGCACCCTTATTGTCTTGTTAATTTTTTCAGTGTCCCTAGGCAAAAGAAATACCTAACACTTCCATTTATTAAGAGTTAAGTCCAAacaacttaataaatatttatgtcctAACAACTTAGTGAGCCATTTGGAAAAATTGCATGCATTAATTGAAAGAAAAgtggtatttttatttcattcttaaataacCACAGCGGCTTATTAAGGGGATGTGTATGCCTGTCAGCGTAAGTTTTCAAACCTTGGAATCAGATTGGATATGACCACCCCCATTCTCTGTTCCACATTGCTTTTCACATAGTAATGAGAAATAAGCAAGGCAAATCTAGCTTCATAAGTACATGATGATGTCAAAGAGTAAAACTGCACTGGACAATGATAAAtaggcaaggatgactttataAGCCATGTGCAATAAAGAAGTGAGAGAGAGACCAGAAGTCTATTGTGATAGAGAGAAGGATCAGAAGGCTGTCACAATAGGGCAGAGAAAGAGGGCTCAAGTCCTGTGAAGCAGAGGGCAGGAGGGTTTTTCAGAACTGGGATGAGCTAATGGAAGAGGACTAGAGGGGAAGGTCAAGCAAGAGGGGTTGTCAATGACACGATGTTATCCCCTGAGTCTACTATTAAGGTCAGGTAGAACATGTGCTATCTGGATTCTGTAAGGGCCAGGGGCTAGAGTCAAGGAGAAGCCTGTCTAAAGTTTAGTCAAGCTAAGGAGAAGTTAAGACCACCTTGGGCAATAACACGATGGGTGGGGGATTTCTTAATCTAAGCTGTTTTCCAGGACCACGGTGTTCAGGTAAAATTCAACATTGTCAAGGTCATTGAAAGGAATGTAGCACAATCCAGTGCTGCTATTGTGAACTATGCAAGGTAATAGTTTGCATGGCATCTAACAGATGTCAAGtattgctgtgtttttttttgtttttttttttgttaataatcACCCAGAAGGCAATTAATCATGCTTTATTATTAACCACAAAGAGTTCTCCATCCATTTCACCTAAAGATCATTTCACCCACTGCTCTGTTTGGCAGCCAGTCTCTTGTCTCTCTCTTCAGCAATTGTGAGGCGGATACCTTTTCCTCGGGGAAGAGAAATCCAtggcttgttgcctttgccaatAACAAAAATGTTGGAAAGCCGGGTGGCAAAGCTGTTGCCATTGGCATCTTTCACATGAACCACATCAAAAGAGCCAGGATGCCTCTCTCTGTTGGTGATCACACCAATTCTTCCCAGATTAGCACCTCCAGTCACCATACACAGATTACCAGTATCGAACTTTATGAAATCGGTAATCTTGCCCGTCTCCAAATCAATTTGAATGGTGTCATTCACCTTGATGAGGGGATCAGGGTAGCGGATGGTACGGGCATCATGGGTCACCAGATGAGGGATTCCTTTTGTGCCTACAAAGATCTTCCTCACTTTGCACAACTTGTACTTGGCCTCCTCAGGTGTAATATGATGAACAGCAAAGCGACCCTTGGTATCATAAACCAGACGGAAATTCTCTCCAGTCTTGTCAATGCTGATGACATCCATAAAACCAGCAGGATAAGTTATATCAGTTCGGACCTTGCCATCAATCTTTATGAACCGCTGCATACAGATTTTCTTTACTTCATCTCCTGTCAGGGCATACTTAAGTCTGTTCCTTAAGAAGATGATGAGAGGGAGACATTCTCTCAGCTTATGGGGACCAGTGGATGGACGAGGAGCAAACACACCAGTCAGTTTGTCCAGCATCCAATGCTTTGGAGCTGCTACACGCTTCAAATGCTTCTTTGGACCACGAGCCATGGTTGCGCTAGGCACGGAAACTGCtgtgtttttaaacatttaaaatatcccAAGGCATCCCTGTGGGTTTTCTGTGGCATCCCAGGGCACCGTGGTACAAAGCTTGGGGACCATGGACTTGATAGGCCTGTCTTCCATTTCCTACCAATATCTGTGTTCTCTTTTAAAAACCTTGGAAAGCTCTTTTCCTGTATATTTATTTAAACACTTACTGACCACAATCGCTCCACTAGTGGAGTATGTTTGGTGGGACAAGCACAAAAAGACAACATTTTGCCCATtggaagaaaattatgaaaaatgaaaaaaaaaaatga
Above is a window of Choloepus didactylus isolate mChoDid1 chromosome 8, mChoDid1.pri, whole genome shotgun sequence DNA encoding:
- the LOC119542376 gene encoding 40S ribosomal protein S4, X isoform-like isoform X1, with protein sequence MARGPKKHLKRVAAPKHWMLDKLTGVFAPRPSTGPHKLRECLPLIIFLRNRLKYALTGDEVKKICMQRFIKIDGKVRTDITYPAGFMDVISIDKTGENFRLVYDTKGRFAVHHITPEEAKYKLCKVRKIFVGTKGIPHLVTHDARTIRYPDPLIKVNDTIQIDLETGKITDFIKFDTGNLCMVTGGANLGRIGVITNRERHPGSFDVVHVKDANGNSFATRLSNIFVIGKGNKPWISLPRGKGIRLTIAEERDKRLAAKQSSG
- the LOC119542376 gene encoding 40S ribosomal protein S4, X isoform-like isoform X2, translating into MARGPKKHLKRVAAPKHWMLDKLTGVFAPRPSTGPHKLRECLPLIIFLRNRLKYALTGDEVKKICMQRFIKIDGKVRTDITYPAGFMDVISIDKTGENFRLVYDTKGRFAVHHITPEEAKYKLCKVRKIFVGTKGIPHLVTHDARTIRYPDPLIKVNDTIQIDLETGKITDFIKFDTGQQAMDFSSPRKRYPPHNC